From Puntigrus tetrazona isolate hp1 chromosome 8, ASM1883169v1, whole genome shotgun sequence, the proteins below share one genomic window:
- the st6galnac5b gene encoding alpha-N-acetylgalactosaminide alpha-2,6-sialyltransferase 5b isoform X2 has translation MKSDGHQMDVLQQKPSHLKGYSSIIDHKPLRMHCKSCALVTSSGHMTGSGRGAEIDHKECVIRMNDAPTQGYQRDVGQRTSLRVVAHSSMQRVLRNRLELLNSSQNTCFIFWGPGNYMRQDGKGLVYNNLRLLKQMMPKLQVYIISRLKMLHFDELFKKETGKDRKRSNSWLSTGWFTMAIAMEMCDRINVYGMIPPEFCRSSNLEPSVPYHYYEPAGPDECKMYLSHEQGRHGSHHRFITEKRVFANWARLFNIHFYQPEWRPAPVTKNGTNTGVFHRLRTSVFF, from the exons ATGAAGTCAGATGGACATCAGATGGACGTTCTACAGCAGAAACCATCCCATTTAAAAGGTTACAGCAGCATCATTGATCATAAG CCTCTTAGGATGCATTGCAAAAGCTGTGCTTTAGTGACCAGCTCTGGTCACATGACCGGAAGTGGCCGAGGTGCAGAGATTGACCACAAGGAGTGCGTCATCCGTATGAATGATGCCCCGACACAAGGCTACCAGAGGGATGTGGGCCAGCGAACGAGTCTGCGCGTGGTGGCACACTCCAGCATGCAGCGTGTGCTACGAAACCGCCTTGAGCTGCTCAACTCCAGCCAGAACACCTGCTTTATCTTCTGGGGGCCTGGAAACTACATGCGCCAAGACGGGAAAGGCCTCGTCTACAACAACCTGCGTCTGCTGAAGCAGATGATGCCCAAGCTACAGGTGTACATCATCTCCAGGTTAAAGATGCTGCATTTTGACGAGCTCTTTAAGAAGGAAACGGGGAAAGATAG AAAAAGGTCCAATTCCTGGCTGAGCACAGGCTGGTTCACTATGGCGATCGCTATGGAGATGTGTGACAGAATCAACGTCTATGGCATGATTCCTCCCGAGTTCTGCAG GTCGTCCAACCTCGAGCCATCCGTGCCGTATCACTACTATGAGCCTGCGGGGCCAgatgaatgtaaaatgtatctCTCCCACGAGCAGGGACGGCACGGCAGCCACCATCGCTTCATCACAGAGAAACGCGTCTTTGCCAACTGGGCACGATTGTTCAACATACACTTTTATCAACCGGAGTGGAGACCGGCACCTGTCACAAAAAACGGCACAAACACCGGGGTGTTTCACAGACTCAGAACCTCTGTGTTCTTTTGA
- the st6galnac5b gene encoding alpha-N-acetylgalactosaminide alpha-2,6-sialyltransferase 5b isoform X3 — MHCKSCALVTSSGHMTGSGRGAEIDHKECVIRMNDAPTQGYQRDVGQRTSLRVVAHSSMQRVLRNRLELLNSSQNTCFIFWGPGNYMRQDGKGLVYNNLRLLKQMMPKLQVYIISRLKMLHFDELFKKETGKDRKRSNSWLSTGWFTMAIAMEMCDRINVYGMIPPEFCRSSNLEPSVPYHYYEPAGPDECKMYLSHEQGRHGSHHRFITEKRVFANWARLFNIHFYQPEWRPAPVTKNGTNTGVFHRLRTSVFF; from the exons ATGCATTGCAAAAGCTGTGCTTTAGTGACCAGCTCTGGTCACATGACCGGAAGTGGCCGAGGTGCAGAGATTGACCACAAGGAGTGCGTCATCCGTATGAATGATGCCCCGACACAAGGCTACCAGAGGGATGTGGGCCAGCGAACGAGTCTGCGCGTGGTGGCACACTCCAGCATGCAGCGTGTGCTACGAAACCGCCTTGAGCTGCTCAACTCCAGCCAGAACACCTGCTTTATCTTCTGGGGGCCTGGAAACTACATGCGCCAAGACGGGAAAGGCCTCGTCTACAACAACCTGCGTCTGCTGAAGCAGATGATGCCCAAGCTACAGGTGTACATCATCTCCAGGTTAAAGATGCTGCATTTTGACGAGCTCTTTAAGAAGGAAACGGGGAAAGATAG AAAAAGGTCCAATTCCTGGCTGAGCACAGGCTGGTTCACTATGGCGATCGCTATGGAGATGTGTGACAGAATCAACGTCTATGGCATGATTCCTCCCGAGTTCTGCAG GTCGTCCAACCTCGAGCCATCCGTGCCGTATCACTACTATGAGCCTGCGGGGCCAgatgaatgtaaaatgtatctCTCCCACGAGCAGGGACGGCACGGCAGCCACCATCGCTTCATCACAGAGAAACGCGTCTTTGCCAACTGGGCACGATTGTTCAACATACACTTTTATCAACCGGAGTGGAGACCGGCACCTGTCACAAAAAACGGCACAAACACCGGGGTGTTTCACAGACTCAGAACCTCTGTGTTCTTTTGA
- the st6galnac5b gene encoding alpha-N-acetylgalactosaminide alpha-2,6-sialyltransferase 5b isoform X1: protein MKTRTRHGIILIGVVSVLTSLLFLYNSSFTDAPEDQMKSDGHQMDVLQQKPSHLKGYSSIIDHKPLRMHCKSCALVTSSGHMTGSGRGAEIDHKECVIRMNDAPTQGYQRDVGQRTSLRVVAHSSMQRVLRNRLELLNSSQNTCFIFWGPGNYMRQDGKGLVYNNLRLLKQMMPKLQVYIISRLKMLHFDELFKKETGKDRKRSNSWLSTGWFTMAIAMEMCDRINVYGMIPPEFCRSSNLEPSVPYHYYEPAGPDECKMYLSHEQGRHGSHHRFITEKRVFANWARLFNIHFYQPEWRPAPVTKNGTNTGVFHRLRTSVFF from the exons ATGAAGACGCGAACG CGTCATGGGATCATATTGATTGGTGTTGTAAGCGTGCTTACAAGCTTATTGTTCCTGTACAACAGCAGTTTTACTGACGCACCAGAAGATCAGATGAAGTCAGATGGACATCAGATGGACGTTCTACAGCAGAAACCATCCCATTTAAAAGGTTACAGCAGCATCATTGATCATAAG CCTCTTAGGATGCATTGCAAAAGCTGTGCTTTAGTGACCAGCTCTGGTCACATGACCGGAAGTGGCCGAGGTGCAGAGATTGACCACAAGGAGTGCGTCATCCGTATGAATGATGCCCCGACACAAGGCTACCAGAGGGATGTGGGCCAGCGAACGAGTCTGCGCGTGGTGGCACACTCCAGCATGCAGCGTGTGCTACGAAACCGCCTTGAGCTGCTCAACTCCAGCCAGAACACCTGCTTTATCTTCTGGGGGCCTGGAAACTACATGCGCCAAGACGGGAAAGGCCTCGTCTACAACAACCTGCGTCTGCTGAAGCAGATGATGCCCAAGCTACAGGTGTACATCATCTCCAGGTTAAAGATGCTGCATTTTGACGAGCTCTTTAAGAAGGAAACGGGGAAAGATAG AAAAAGGTCCAATTCCTGGCTGAGCACAGGCTGGTTCACTATGGCGATCGCTATGGAGATGTGTGACAGAATCAACGTCTATGGCATGATTCCTCCCGAGTTCTGCAG GTCGTCCAACCTCGAGCCATCCGTGCCGTATCACTACTATGAGCCTGCGGGGCCAgatgaatgtaaaatgtatctCTCCCACGAGCAGGGACGGCACGGCAGCCACCATCGCTTCATCACAGAGAAACGCGTCTTTGCCAACTGGGCACGATTGTTCAACATACACTTTTATCAACCGGAGTGGAGACCGGCACCTGTCACAAAAAACGGCACAAACACCGGGGTGTTTCACAGACTCAGAACCTCTGTGTTCTTTTGA